Proteins encoded by one window of Salmonirosea aquatica:
- a CDS encoding cytochrome-c peroxidase — protein sequence MHQRKILFLVLGAYLLISFRMVSSRLLSRGIATEYTVQYYEENAVAFAQKTKVLEQDIINLSSDSSTLRRAIKSLTDCRLQYKKIEFFTAYFFDSETRSINAAPVYEVEEPTLELVEPMGLQQIEALLFDDNHLRQKPELLLQAQLLRNTASELTTLLYHFELTDAQILESLRINLIRVITLSISGYDAPELKTGIREAAVALKAMNEPLVLFIGREDIPSSDAEDLTRVLNQAIRYLDQNSDFDSFDRMTFLRDYALPLQTALARAVRGWGLELQTEDQLNYRADHLFSRGAIRFGTAASLSQAENSKRLLGEKLFAETALSGNGDRSCTTCHQPTRYFSDNLFRSTAVNPDSSLKRNTPTLLYAAVQHFQFWDGRSKNLQEQIVHVIFNPLELNADPKRISQEILNSKNYQKLLVESFPEIDNQEFTTNDIADALAAYLTTLQPFNSTFDQYVNGDLAALTDRQINGFNLFMGKAQCGTCHFLPYFNSLLPPHYDVSEVEVLGTPADADLDHPKKDSDRGRHDLYPIHFYDAAFKTPTVRNAAKTAPYMHNGAFETLTQVIEFYNRGGGTGIGLHVPDQTLSGKPLDLTPSEIEDITLFIESLTDKI from the coding sequence ATGCACCAAAGGAAAATACTCTTTCTGGTACTCGGGGCTTACCTTTTGATTTCCTTTCGGATGGTAAGTAGTCGCCTGCTCAGCCGGGGAATCGCGACAGAATATACAGTCCAGTATTATGAGGAGAATGCGGTTGCATTTGCCCAAAAGACAAAAGTTCTTGAACAGGACATTATAAATCTATCCAGCGATTCGTCCACGTTGCGGAGGGCCATCAAAAGCTTGACGGATTGCCGTCTGCAATACAAAAAAATCGAATTTTTTACGGCTTATTTTTTCGACAGTGAAACGAGGTCGATCAATGCCGCCCCTGTGTATGAGGTAGAAGAACCTACTCTGGAACTGGTGGAGCCCATGGGCTTGCAACAAATCGAAGCGTTGCTTTTTGATGATAACCACCTCCGGCAAAAGCCGGAGCTACTGCTACAAGCGCAGCTTTTGCGGAACACAGCCTCGGAGCTCACCACCCTACTCTACCATTTTGAATTGACGGATGCGCAGATACTGGAAAGTTTGCGCATTAATTTAATCCGCGTGATTACCTTGTCCATTTCTGGCTATGATGCGCCGGAATTGAAGACCGGGATTCGGGAAGCGGCGGTGGCGCTAAAAGCCATGAATGAGCCCCTTGTGCTTTTTATCGGCCGAGAAGATATTCCAAGTTCTGATGCCGAAGACCTGACCAGGGTACTTAACCAGGCGATTAGGTACCTGGATCAAAACTCTGATTTTGACTCATTTGATCGGATGACTTTCCTGCGAGATTACGCGTTGCCCTTACAAACTGCCCTGGCCAGAGCAGTCCGGGGTTGGGGTTTAGAGCTACAGACGGAGGATCAGCTAAACTACCGGGCCGACCATCTCTTTTCCAGGGGTGCCATCCGATTTGGTACAGCAGCTTCCTTGTCACAGGCCGAAAATTCGAAGCGGTTGCTCGGCGAGAAGCTGTTTGCAGAAACGGCGCTGTCGGGAAATGGCGATCGGAGTTGCACAACCTGTCATCAACCCACTCGGTATTTCAGCGATAATTTGTTCAGAAGTACGGCGGTAAACCCGGATTCCAGCTTAAAAAGGAACACACCTACCTTACTCTACGCGGCAGTGCAGCATTTCCAATTTTGGGACGGGCGCTCGAAAAACCTGCAAGAGCAAATCGTCCACGTTATTTTTAATCCGCTGGAACTGAATGCTGATCCGAAACGGATCTCCCAAGAAATTCTGAACTCAAAAAACTACCAAAAGCTCCTCGTAGAGTCATTTCCGGAGATTGATAACCAAGAATTTACGACCAATGACATCGCCGATGCCCTGGCGGCGTACCTGACTACCTTACAGCCCTTCAACTCTACGTTCGACCAATATGTCAATGGAGATTTGGCGGCCCTGACCGACCGGCAAATCAACGGTTTCAATTTGTTCATGGGGAAAGCCCAGTGCGGTACCTGCCATTTTCTGCCCTACTTTAATTCCCTCCTGCCGCCGCATTATGATGTTTCGGAGGTAGAAGTACTGGGTACACCCGCCGACGCCGACCTGGACCATCCCAAAAAAGACAGCGACCGGGGAAGACATGATCTGTACCCCATTCATTTCTACGATGCTGCTTTTAAAACCCCTACCGTCCGAAATGCCGCCAAAACCGCGCCTTACATGCACAATGGTGCCTTCGAAACGCTCACTCAGGTGATCGAATTCTACAACCGGGGCGGTGGTACCGGCATCGGGCTTCATGTCCCCGACCAAACCTTATCAGGTAAACCTTTGGATTTGACTCCTTCCGAAATTGAAGATATTACCTTGTTCATTGAATCTCTAACCGACAAAATTTAA